The following are encoded in a window of Sinorhizobium sojae CCBAU 05684 genomic DNA:
- a CDS encoding ABC transporter permease subunit, whose product MVRWSRFNIASVVLGFGFLYLPIVLLVIFSFNESRLVTVWAGFSTKWYTQLWYNRGLLDAAWVTVRVALLSATVATVLGTMAALTLVRYSRFRGRVLFSGMVYAPLVMPEVITGLSLLLLFVAIGLDRGFWTITLAHITFTMCFVAVVVQSRLLSFDQSIEDAALDLGATPVRAFFAVTLPVIAPAVFSGWVLAFTLSLDDLVIASFTTGPGATTLPMKIYSQVRLGVTPEINAICTILIGIVALGVVIASLVTKRREVRRERDERAAFAASG is encoded by the coding sequence ATGGTCAGGTGGTCCCGCTTCAACATTGCCTCGGTCGTTCTCGGCTTCGGTTTCCTCTACTTGCCGATCGTCCTCCTGGTAATCTTCTCCTTCAACGAGTCCAGGCTGGTGACGGTATGGGCCGGCTTTTCGACCAAGTGGTACACGCAGCTCTGGTACAACAGAGGCCTGCTGGATGCCGCCTGGGTTACCGTCCGGGTGGCGCTTCTGTCGGCGACTGTCGCCACGGTTCTCGGCACGATGGCGGCTCTAACGCTGGTGCGCTATTCGCGCTTCCGCGGGCGCGTGCTCTTTTCCGGCATGGTCTATGCGCCGCTGGTGATGCCGGAGGTGATCACCGGCCTATCGCTGCTCTTGCTCTTCGTGGCGATCGGGCTTGACCGCGGCTTCTGGACGATCACGCTCGCCCACATCACCTTCACCATGTGCTTCGTTGCCGTCGTCGTTCAGTCGCGGCTATTAAGCTTTGACCAGTCGATCGAGGATGCGGCGCTGGATCTCGGGGCCACTCCGGTCAGGGCGTTCTTTGCCGTGACCTTGCCGGTCATTGCACCGGCGGTCTTTTCCGGCTGGGTCCTGGCTTTCACCCTCTCGCTCGACGACCTCGTCATTGCGAGCTTTACGACGGGGCCGGGCGCGACGACCTTGCCGATGAAGATCTACAGCCAGGTACGGCTCGGCGTGACGCCGGAAATCAATGCCATCTGCACGATCCTGATCGGCATCGTCGCCCTCGGCGTGGTCATTGCCTCGCTCGTCACCAAGCGGCGGGAGGTTCGGCGCGAGAGGGATGAGCGCGCAGCCTTCGCGGCGAGCGGCTGA
- a CDS encoding AsmA family protein: MKRHILKASGALRHRLRGRHVAWSAAAGVVLAIGYNAAIPLLVSTTDVRATMERMLDGWSGGKSTISGKPEIRFWPEPEVTLPSVKIVSRGPEPRPLAQIDRITASFSLLSALRGESALDDITLVEPTITIERRADGTINWQKPHWLTAPEAATQDDGSPFGDITIENGRLSISDALSGDSGIDLSGIAGTVKWPSYTERLSAQFSLALGGQQVAWAFVCDRPLALFARRSTPIKTSFTSVPLTLSFEGIGNLSLTPFASGHLQFSASSLPTLVAWYRGSADMALPPAGVSIDAKVTTGGKTLKLDELQLTVGGAAATGVLDVTLPGGGSPHIGGTLAFDRIDLNGLPAYMPARPVRSDRLWKMAESYINGWRTDLRISAQDVLAGPLHLEDLATGVMIDGGRALLDIGDSTYAGGRLTGRAQLSTKSLDNGGRLQLTLKDADFAAVFADFGLKGPMPVGNGILNLDVASARPLWETTTGDLSGHLTYSLRNGSLSDFDVHAFTDLVRKGDFFSLSQASDASFDFQTADLEASFADRTARLDRARFVSPSGTISVTGIVPYRNGSLAFAGALEDASASDGQPLRFFVGGSWPNAVVTPLAALVGPN; this comes from the coding sequence ATGAAAAGACATATCCTGAAGGCATCGGGCGCCTTGAGACATCGGCTGCGCGGTCGTCACGTCGCCTGGTCGGCCGCGGCCGGAGTTGTTCTCGCCATAGGCTATAACGCGGCGATTCCCCTGCTCGTGTCGACCACGGACGTACGCGCGACGATGGAGCGGATGCTCGACGGCTGGTCGGGGGGCAAAAGCACGATCAGCGGGAAGCCGGAAATCCGGTTCTGGCCGGAGCCAGAGGTGACGCTGCCTTCCGTGAAGATCGTGTCAAGGGGCCCGGAGCCGCGCCCGCTTGCGCAAATCGATCGTATCACCGCGTCCTTCAGCCTGCTCTCGGCGCTCCGCGGCGAATCGGCGCTCGACGACATTACGCTGGTCGAGCCGACCATCACGATTGAACGCCGCGCCGACGGCACGATCAATTGGCAAAAGCCGCATTGGCTGACCGCCCCGGAGGCCGCGACGCAGGACGATGGCAGCCCCTTCGGCGACATCACCATCGAAAACGGGCGGCTCAGCATATCGGACGCGCTTTCCGGCGACAGCGGCATCGATCTTTCCGGAATCGCCGGAACGGTCAAATGGCCTTCTTATACCGAACGGCTGAGTGCGCAATTCTCGCTGGCGCTTGGCGGTCAGCAAGTCGCTTGGGCATTCGTCTGCGACCGTCCGCTCGCGCTTTTCGCCAGGCGAAGTACGCCCATCAAGACGTCTTTCACGTCGGTTCCCCTGACCCTGTCATTCGAGGGGATCGGCAATCTTTCCCTCACGCCGTTCGCCTCCGGCCACTTGCAGTTTTCCGCGTCCTCGCTTCCGACACTCGTGGCCTGGTATCGCGGATCGGCGGACATGGCGCTGCCGCCGGCTGGCGTCAGCATCGATGCCAAGGTGACGACCGGCGGAAAGACGCTCAAGCTCGACGAACTGCAACTGACGGTGGGTGGGGCGGCCGCCACAGGCGTCCTCGACGTCACGCTTCCAGGCGGCGGCTCGCCGCATATCGGCGGAACCCTTGCATTCGATCGCATCGACCTCAACGGCCTGCCGGCCTACATGCCCGCTCGACCGGTCCGGAGCGATCGGCTGTGGAAAATGGCGGAAAGCTATATCAATGGCTGGCGCACGGACCTTCGCATCTCCGCCCAGGACGTGCTCGCCGGACCGCTGCATTTGGAGGATCTGGCCACCGGTGTGATGATCGACGGCGGCCGGGCATTGCTTGACATAGGCGACAGCACCTATGCCGGCGGCAGACTGACCGGCCGCGCGCAGCTCTCCACGAAGAGCCTGGACAATGGCGGCCGGCTGCAGCTCACGCTCAAGGATGCCGACTTCGCCGCCGTGTTCGCCGACTTCGGCCTGAAAGGTCCAATGCCCGTGGGCAATGGGATCCTGAACCTCGATGTCGCTTCCGCCCGCCCCTTGTGGGAAACCACAACCGGAGACCTCTCGGGCCACCTCACTTATAGCCTCAGGAACGGCAGCCTTTCCGACTTCGACGTGCACGCCTTTACCGATCTGGTCCGAAAGGGCGACTTCTTCTCGTTGTCACAGGCGAGCGACGCGAGTTTCGACTTCCAGACGGCCGATCTCGAAGCGAGCTTCGCCGATCGCACAGCACGGCTCGACAGGGCACGCTTCGTCAGCCCATCCGGCACCATTTCCGTGACGGGCATCGTCCCCTATCGCAACGGCAGCCTGGCATTTGCCGGAGCTCTCGAAGACGCCAGCGCCTCCGACGGTCAGCCTCTGCGCTTTTTCGTCGGCGGGTCCTGGCCGAACGCCGTGGTCACGCCGCTTGCCGCCCTGGTCGGCCCGAATTGA
- a CDS encoding acetoacetate--CoA ligase, with translation MQTDRPLWVPDAETLERSPMAEFIAWCGQRFGRTFSEYDAFHEWSVVERGDFWTGLWVHCGVIGERGETALANGDRMLEARFFPDAKLNFAENLLRGSGNDDALIFRGEDKVRYRLSWDELVGLVSRLQQAFKSQGIGVGDRVAAMMPNLPETIALMLATASVGAIWSSCSPDFGEQGVLDRFGQIGPKLFIACDGYWYNGKRQDVDDKVRAVAKSLGVPTLIVPYAGDSAALASSIEGGIALADFIAGVEAKPLTFERLPFAHPLYILFSSGTTGVPKCIVHSAGGTLLQHLKEHRFHCGLKPGERLFYFTTCGWMMWNWLASGLAVGATLCLYDGSPFHPNGNVLFDYAADERFAVFGTSAKYIDAVRKGGFTPMTTHDLSALRLITSTGSPLSPEGFSFVYNGIKSDVQLASISGGTDIVSCFVLGNPLKPVWRGEIQGPGLGLAVDVWNDDGEPVRGEKGELVCTKAFPSMPVKFWNDPDGAKYRAAYFERFDNVWCHGDFAEWTPHGGIIIHGRSDATLNPGGVRIGTAEIYNQVELMPEVAEALCIGQDWQDDVRVILFVRLTPGVELTDELTQAIKNRIRTGASPRHVPAKVIAVADIPRTKSGKIVELAVRDVVHGRPVKNKEALANPEALDLFAGLDALKS, from the coding sequence ATGCAGACAGATCGTCCTTTGTGGGTTCCGGATGCCGAGACGCTCGAGCGAAGCCCGATGGCCGAGTTTATAGCCTGGTGCGGCCAGCGCTTCGGCCGGACGTTCTCCGAGTACGACGCCTTTCACGAGTGGTCCGTGGTTGAGCGCGGTGATTTCTGGACCGGTTTATGGGTACACTGCGGCGTCATTGGCGAACGCGGCGAGACGGCGCTCGCCAATGGCGATCGGATGCTGGAGGCGCGCTTCTTCCCCGACGCAAAACTCAACTTCGCCGAAAACCTGCTGCGCGGCAGCGGCAATGACGATGCCCTGATTTTCCGCGGCGAGGATAAGGTCCGCTACCGGCTGTCCTGGGACGAGCTGGTAGGTCTGGTGTCGCGGCTGCAGCAGGCGTTCAAGTCACAAGGGATCGGGGTCGGCGACCGCGTCGCGGCGATGATGCCGAACCTGCCGGAGACGATTGCGCTGATGCTCGCCACGGCGTCCGTCGGCGCCATCTGGTCGTCCTGTTCGCCCGACTTCGGCGAGCAGGGCGTGCTCGACCGCTTCGGTCAGATCGGTCCGAAGCTGTTCATCGCCTGCGACGGCTACTGGTACAACGGCAAACGCCAGGACGTCGACGACAAGGTGCGGGCCGTCGCAAAGAGCCTCGGTGTGCCGACGCTGATCGTTCCCTATGCGGGCGACAGCGCCGCGCTGGCCTCATCGATCGAGGGCGGGATCGCGCTTGCGGATTTCATTGCCGGCGTCGAGGCAAAACCGCTCACCTTCGAGCGACTGCCCTTTGCCCACCCGCTCTACATTCTTTTCTCCTCCGGCACTACCGGCGTGCCGAAGTGCATCGTGCATTCGGCCGGCGGAACGTTGCTCCAGCACCTCAAGGAACATCGCTTCCATTGCGGACTGAAGCCGGGCGAGAGACTTTTCTATTTCACCACGTGCGGCTGGATGATGTGGAACTGGCTGGCTTCCGGCCTGGCAGTCGGCGCGACCCTCTGCCTTTATGATGGTTCGCCTTTCCATCCGAACGGCAACGTGCTCTTCGACTATGCGGCCGACGAGCGCTTCGCCGTCTTCGGTACCTCGGCGAAATACATCGATGCGGTGCGCAAGGGCGGCTTCACGCCGATGACGACCCATGATCTATCCGCCCTGCGCCTCATCACCTCGACCGGCTCGCCGCTGTCGCCCGAGGGGTTCTCCTTCGTCTATAATGGCATCAAGTCCGATGTCCAGCTCGCCTCCATTTCCGGCGGCACCGACATCGTCTCCTGCTTTGTTCTTGGCAACCCGTTGAAGCCCGTTTGGCGCGGCGAAATCCAGGGGCCCGGCCTCGGTCTGGCCGTCGACGTCTGGAACGACGATGGCGAGCCGGTGCGCGGAGAAAAGGGCGAGCTCGTCTGCACCAAGGCGTTCCCCTCGATGCCCGTGAAGTTCTGGAACGATCCGGACGGCGCCAAGTACCGGGCGGCCTATTTCGAGCGCTTCGACAATGTCTGGTGTCACGGCGATTTTGCCGAATGGACGCCGCATGGCGGCATCATCATCCACGGTCGATCAGACGCGACGCTCAACCCGGGCGGCGTGCGCATCGGCACGGCGGAGATCTATAACCAGGTAGAACTGATGCCGGAAGTCGCCGAGGCGCTCTGCATTGGTCAGGACTGGCAGGACGACGTTCGTGTCATCCTTTTCGTTCGCCTGACGCCGGGCGTCGAACTGACCGATGAACTGACGCAGGCGATCAAGAACCGCATCCGCACGGGCGCTTCGCCGCGCCACGTGCCGGCCAAGGTCATTGCGGTCGCCGATATTCCGCGCACCAAATCCGGCAAGATCGTCGAACTCGCGGTCCGCGATGTGGTGCATGGCCGTCCCGTCAAGAACAAGGAGGCGCTGGCGAACCCGGAGGCCCTCGATCTCTTCGCGGGACTGGACGCTTTGAAGAGCTAG
- a CDS encoding ABC transporter permease: MHLIAKRLRRRHLRSATGLTHRMLATWAGLASAIVLMPILAIAWLAVSGGNADWPHLVENVVPRAVMRTLLLVALTGAFTAITGILTAWLVATCEFPMRRMLSAALVLPLAIPAYLAAYAFGEFLTFTGPVQGLVRAIFGFQTSRDYWFPDVRSLGGAVLVMSSVLYPYIYLACRSMFLMQGRAAADVARTLGAGPVRVFLRVQVPMARPAIMIGLTLVAMETLNDIGAVEFLGVQTLTFSIYDTWLNRGSLAGAAQIACIMLVFVIGLMMIERAARRRQRFSSHKTTAAVHDVVRVKLSGWKKWAATLACLLPVLSGFAVPFLVLGNFALKRLDQFLAPRLLDAFLHSVLVSGLTALATVLLGFVLAYAARTGRSPITDVAGRLASFGYGVPGTVLAIGVLFPLAAVDNAIDARMRELFGFSTGLIMSGTGFAIIYACTVRFLTMAEGTLEAGFHKLSPHLDMASRALGRTGAQTLRTVLLPMMRPAVLTSALLVFIETMKELSATIMLRPFNFNTLATLVYEDASRARVEDASVAAMIIVLAGMIPVVLVSRSLENRS; the protein is encoded by the coding sequence TTGCACCTCATCGCCAAACGCCTCAGACGACGGCATCTCAGATCGGCCACTGGCCTTACCCATCGGATGCTCGCCACCTGGGCGGGGCTCGCCTCCGCGATCGTGCTGATGCCGATCCTCGCTATCGCATGGCTTGCCGTATCCGGCGGCAATGCGGATTGGCCGCACCTGGTCGAGAATGTCGTCCCGCGTGCCGTCATGCGAACGCTCCTGCTTGTCGCGCTGACCGGCGCCTTCACGGCGATCACCGGCATCCTGACGGCGTGGCTGGTGGCAACCTGCGAATTCCCGATGCGCCGCATGCTCTCCGCCGCACTCGTGCTGCCGCTCGCAATACCGGCCTATCTCGCGGCTTACGCCTTCGGTGAATTCCTGACCTTCACCGGTCCGGTGCAGGGGTTGGTGCGGGCGATCTTCGGGTTCCAGACGAGCCGGGACTACTGGTTCCCTGACGTTCGCTCGCTCGGCGGCGCCGTGCTGGTGATGAGTTCGGTCCTTTATCCCTATATCTATCTCGCCTGCCGCTCCATGTTCCTGATGCAGGGTCGCGCGGCTGCGGATGTCGCGCGCACGCTCGGCGCGGGCCCCGTGAGGGTCTTCCTGCGCGTGCAGGTTCCCATGGCCCGGCCGGCGATCATGATCGGCCTCACCCTGGTCGCCATGGAAACGCTGAACGACATCGGCGCGGTCGAATTCCTCGGCGTACAGACCCTCACCTTCTCCATATATGACACCTGGCTCAATCGCGGCAGCCTCGCCGGCGCGGCGCAGATCGCCTGCATCATGCTCGTCTTCGTCATCGGGCTGATGATGATCGAGCGCGCGGCGCGGCGTAGGCAGCGCTTCTCGAGTCACAAGACGACGGCAGCCGTTCACGACGTGGTGCGGGTCAAGCTTTCCGGCTGGAAGAAATGGGCGGCGACGCTCGCCTGTCTTCTTCCCGTGCTCTCGGGCTTCGCGGTTCCCTTCCTCGTCCTCGGCAACTTTGCCCTGAAGCGTCTAGACCAGTTCCTCGCGCCACGGCTCCTGGACGCCTTCCTGCACAGCGTCCTCGTTTCCGGCCTGACGGCGCTCGCGACGGTGCTTCTCGGTTTCGTGCTCGCCTACGCCGCCCGCACCGGGCGCTCGCCCATCACGGACGTCGCGGGCCGCCTTGCCTCCTTCGGCTATGGGGTACCGGGAACGGTGCTTGCCATCGGCGTACTCTTCCCGCTCGCCGCAGTCGACAACGCCATCGATGCCCGGATGCGCGAGCTTTTCGGCTTTTCCACCGGCCTCATCATGAGCGGAACCGGCTTCGCGATCATCTATGCCTGCACCGTCCGCTTTCTCACCATGGCCGAGGGCACACTCGAGGCCGGCTTCCACAAGCTCTCGCCACATCTCGACATGGCCTCCCGCGCGCTCGGCCGGACGGGCGCTCAGACGCTTCGCACCGTGCTTTTGCCTATGATGCGCCCGGCGGTGCTGACCTCCGCCCTTCTCGTTTTCATCGAAACGATGAAGGAGCTCTCGGCCACCATCATGCTCCGCCCTTTCAACTTCAACACGCTCGCCACGCTCGTCTACGAAGACGCTTCGCGTGCAAGAGTGGAAGACGCCTCCGTCGCGGCGATGATCATCGTCCTTGCCGGCATGATCCCCGTCGTTCTCGTTTCACGGTCGCTGGAAAATCGATCGTAG
- a CDS encoding ATP-binding protein: MPARQYPFIDIAVHARVREHFARGDASVLFSKDLARALWANDQGAKLFGMASVYDFIDSALDLSDLSLRQLHAAAAQLSAVGDRRQLLIRISSGFRRLPLNATVELIRIRPDEEAVLFTTPHNGKALSTGERAAAMISGLDGPDTHMAVLDDEGDIIAQSPGFERLGLPAPVRRTLVTAVARDKDRLIKRPVATDKGQLPAAIGKISDYPALHLLFAVEAILEEATAVAAESTAQPATEQAAAEAQPALPDRPAQVTEVPDSDMEPPAPVARETSDDTGDDPFAQAPGEVLPEALDEANLQASSEQVPAPEKPDEAVTDESEGAAPVADFNFNPGGRAVRFVWKIDAEGRFSEISEEFASAVGPSAADVVGLTFDELAARYDLDPDNKINELLHRRDTWSGKTILWPVEGTNLKVPVDLAALPTYSRTREFDGFRGFGIVRIADAVPDEKASGLSLGAMPHQENIPSEGVDEQPEPLAVPEPETKTVAEPTIGAAPDDEPETSSKQQAAAAEHGFAGERPALRVVDAPERPSSDKIIDLDVRRPTGSGTLTRGEQAAFREIARQLGAHFGAPPAAEPAGADETRPPAEAPPAEEAPPAPLSIESRLETADQEPPAPAGDEAGPARTGVAMSSEILDSLPVALLVHHGDDLLHANPEFLRLTGYADLEAFAHEGGLAALFATGEEARASDPDGTMTLVRESGEFTPVNAHLHSIRWEGRSALMLAVSPTPTRPDGSEPQDGDRFAETEAELRTEIDELRSILETATDGVVILGQDGDIRTMNGSASALFNYDEDAMRGKPFAALFAHESQKAVIDYLQGLSGHGVASVLNDGREVIGREAGGGFIPLFMTIGRLSSSNGYCAVIRDITQWKRTEDELRSAKRAAETANAHKTEFLARVSHEIRTPLNAIIGFSDMMASEHFGPIGHPRYIEYAGDIGRSGRHVLDIVNDLLDISKIEAGEMELDFSAVDLNEAVSEAVSLVQPQANSQRVIIRTSLSASVPEVVADGRSIKQIALNILANAIRFTPSGGQIVVSTSYEANGSVILRIRDTGSGMTRNELDQAMKPFRQVTTGGRKRGDGTGLGLPLTKAMAEANRAHFSINSAPNEGTLVEISFPSQRVLAN, from the coding sequence ATGCCCGCGAGACAGTACCCCTTCATCGATATTGCCGTGCATGCACGGGTGCGGGAGCATTTTGCCCGCGGGGATGCGTCCGTCCTGTTCTCCAAGGATCTTGCGCGGGCGCTGTGGGCCAACGACCAGGGCGCCAAGCTGTTCGGCATGGCCTCCGTCTACGACTTCATCGACAGCGCGCTCGACTTATCCGATCTTTCGCTCCGCCAGTTGCACGCCGCCGCAGCACAGCTTTCCGCCGTCGGCGACCGCCGGCAGCTCCTCATCCGGATATCCTCAGGCTTCCGCAGGCTTCCGCTCAACGCGACAGTGGAACTGATCCGCATCCGGCCGGACGAAGAGGCCGTCCTCTTCACGACGCCGCACAACGGCAAAGCGCTCTCGACCGGCGAACGCGCCGCCGCGATGATCTCCGGCCTCGACGGCCCGGACACGCACATGGCCGTGCTCGACGACGAGGGGGACATCATTGCCCAGTCGCCCGGTTTCGAGCGATTGGGGCTGCCGGCGCCGGTCCGGCGAACACTCGTGACCGCGGTCGCGCGCGACAAGGACAGGCTGATCAAGCGTCCGGTCGCAACCGACAAGGGGCAATTGCCGGCCGCCATCGGCAAGATTTCCGACTATCCGGCTCTCCATCTCCTCTTCGCCGTGGAAGCCATTCTCGAGGAAGCGACCGCCGTAGCGGCTGAGAGCACGGCCCAGCCGGCGACGGAGCAAGCGGCCGCCGAGGCGCAACCGGCCTTGCCGGATCGCCCGGCTCAAGTGACGGAGGTGCCGGATTCGGACATGGAGCCTCCCGCCCCGGTGGCGCGTGAAACCAGCGACGACACCGGAGACGATCCCTTCGCCCAAGCGCCAGGAGAAGTGCTCCCAGAGGCTTTGGACGAAGCGAACCTGCAGGCGTCGAGCGAGCAAGTTCCAGCGCCGGAGAAGCCGGATGAGGCGGTAACGGACGAAAGCGAAGGCGCAGCGCCCGTGGCTGATTTCAACTTCAACCCGGGAGGGCGTGCCGTCCGCTTCGTCTGGAAGATCGACGCGGAAGGGCGGTTCAGCGAGATATCCGAGGAATTCGCCTCCGCCGTCGGGCCGAGCGCTGCCGACGTCGTCGGCCTGACCTTCGACGAGCTTGCCGCCCGCTACGACCTTGATCCCGACAACAAGATCAACGAGCTCCTGCATCGCCGCGACACCTGGTCGGGCAAGACGATCCTCTGGCCGGTCGAGGGGACGAATCTCAAGGTGCCCGTCGATCTCGCCGCCCTTCCCACCTATTCCCGGACACGTGAATTCGACGGTTTCCGCGGCTTCGGCATCGTACGGATAGCCGATGCGGTGCCGGATGAGAAGGCGAGCGGCCTTTCGCTCGGAGCGATGCCGCACCAGGAGAACATCCCCTCAGAGGGCGTTGACGAGCAACCGGAGCCACTCGCCGTTCCGGAGCCGGAGACCAAAACCGTGGCAGAGCCCACGATCGGCGCCGCGCCGGATGACGAACCCGAAACGAGCTCCAAACAGCAAGCGGCCGCGGCGGAGCACGGCTTTGCCGGCGAGCGGCCCGCGCTTCGCGTCGTCGATGCGCCGGAACGACCATCGTCGGACAAGATCATCGATCTCGACGTGCGCCGGCCGACGGGATCGGGGACCCTCACCCGCGGCGAACAGGCCGCCTTCCGTGAGATCGCGCGCCAGCTTGGCGCCCATTTCGGCGCGCCGCCGGCAGCCGAACCCGCGGGCGCAGACGAAACGCGGCCGCCGGCGGAAGCGCCACCCGCTGAAGAGGCGCCACCCGCCCCGCTCTCAATCGAAAGCAGGCTGGAGACCGCCGACCAAGAGCCTCCCGCGCCAGCCGGCGACGAAGCCGGTCCGGCGCGCACGGGCGTTGCCATGAGCAGCGAGATCCTCGACAGCCTGCCTGTCGCGCTTCTGGTCCACCACGGCGACGATCTGCTGCACGCCAATCCGGAATTCCTGCGGCTCACCGGCTATGCGGATCTCGAGGCCTTCGCACACGAGGGGGGTCTTGCGGCGCTCTTTGCCACTGGCGAAGAGGCCCGGGCGTCCGATCCGGACGGCACGATGACGCTCGTCCGCGAAAGCGGAGAATTCACACCTGTCAACGCCCATCTGCATTCGATCCGCTGGGAAGGACGAAGCGCGCTCATGCTCGCCGTCAGTCCGACACCAACGCGTCCAGACGGGAGCGAACCGCAGGACGGCGACAGGTTCGCGGAAACGGAAGCAGAGCTGCGGACCGAAATCGACGAGCTTCGCTCCATCCTGGAGACCGCCACCGATGGTGTCGTGATCTTGGGCCAGGATGGTGACATCCGCACGATGAACGGTTCGGCGAGCGCGCTCTTCAACTATGACGAGGATGCGATGCGCGGCAAACCCTTTGCCGCTCTTTTCGCCCATGAAAGCCAGAAGGCGGTGATCGACTATCTTCAGGGCCTTTCCGGCCACGGCGTCGCGAGCGTTCTCAATGATGGCCGCGAGGTGATCGGGCGCGAAGCCGGCGGCGGCTTCATCCCGCTATTCATGACGATCGGCCGCCTCTCCTCCTCCAACGGCTATTGCGCCGTCATCCGCGACATCACCCAATGGAAACGCACCGAGGATGAATTGCGCAGTGCCAAGCGGGCGGCGGAGACGGCGAACGCCCACAAGACGGAGTTCCTGGCACGAGTCAGCCACGAGATCCGCACGCCGCTCAACGCCATCATCGGCTTTTCCGACATGATGGCGAGCGAGCATTTCGGCCCGATCGGTCATCCGCGCTACATCGAATACGCCGGCGATATCGGCCGCTCGGGACGCCATGTGCTCGACATCGTCAACGACCTCCTCGATATCTCGAAGATCGAAGCGGGCGAAATGGAGCTCGATTTCAGCGCCGTGGACCTCAACGAGGCGGTGTCCGAGGCGGTTTCGCTGGTTCAACCGCAGGCAAACAGCCAGCGCGTGATCATCCGCACCTCACTCTCGGCTTCCGTACCGGAGGTCGTCGCCGATGGCCGGTCGATCAAACAGATCGCGCTTAACATACTGGCGAACGCCATCCGCTTCACCCCATCCGGCGGACAGATCGTCGTGTCGACCTCCTACGAAGCCAACGGCAGCGTCATCCTGCGGATCCGCGACACCGGCAGCGGCATGACGCGGAACGAGCTTGACCAGGCGATGAAGCCGTTCAGGCAGGTGACGACAGGCGGGCGCAAGCGCGGCGACGGCACGGGTCTCGGCCTGCCGCTGACCAAGGCGATGGCCGAGGCCAACCGCGCCCATTTCTCAATCAATTCCGCCCCGAACGAGGGTACGCTGGTCGAAATTTCCTTCCCGTCGCAACGCGTCCTGGCGAACTGA
- a CDS encoding phasin yields the protein MATAKKTEDAFAMSFDPSKFAVNFREFAEKGAVQSKEAYAKMKTAAEEATKTVEATFENAQSGSVELGLKAIDALRTNAENSLSHMEALLGVRSIPELVELQTGFIRKQAELAVEQAKTMQEATRKVAENVAKPSKEAAEKAMSSFKRV from the coding sequence ATGGCCACCGCCAAAAAGACCGAAGACGCCTTTGCGATGTCCTTCGACCCGTCGAAGTTCGCCGTGAACTTCCGTGAATTTGCCGAAAAGGGCGCCGTCCAGTCCAAAGAGGCCTATGCCAAGATGAAGACTGCTGCTGAAGAGGCAACGAAGACCGTCGAAGCAACGTTTGAAAACGCTCAGTCGGGTTCTGTCGAACTCGGCCTCAAGGCCATCGACGCGCTGCGCACCAACGCCGAAAACTCGCTTTCGCACATGGAAGCACTGCTCGGCGTGAGGTCGATCCCGGAACTCGTCGAACTTCAGACGGGCTTCATCCGCAAGCAGGCCGAGCTCGCCGTCGAGCAGGCCAAGACGATGCAGGAAGCCACCCGCAAGGTTGCGGAGAATGTTGCCAAGCCCAGCAAGGAAGCCGCCGAAAAGGCGATGTCCAGCTTCAAGCGGGTCTGA
- a CDS encoding LysR family transcriptional regulator, with amino-acid sequence MDWDDVRVFLAVARTGQILAASKRLGINHATLSRRVTALEEALKTRLLVRRPSGCELTAEGEVFLAAAERMETEMLAAQSQIGRIDTAIAGTVRIGAPDGFGVSFLAPRLGRLTARYPELKLQLVPVPRSFSLSQREADIAITIERPEQGRLVSSKLTDYTLGLYASADYLGRYGTPKTIDDLKNHRRIGYVEDLIFTPSLNFSAEIMRSWDASFEISSATGQTEAVRSSAGIGILHNYIARQYPELVRLLPGTTICRAYWTTYHESARELVRVRTVVSFLQELVTAEHQIFA; translated from the coding sequence ATGGACTGGGACGATGTCAGAGTGTTTCTTGCGGTGGCGCGGACGGGTCAGATCCTCGCCGCTTCGAAGCGCCTCGGCATCAATCATGCCACTCTCAGCCGGCGCGTCACCGCACTTGAAGAAGCGCTGAAGACGCGCCTTCTCGTGCGGCGCCCGAGTGGCTGCGAACTAACCGCCGAGGGCGAGGTTTTCCTCGCCGCCGCCGAGCGCATGGAAACCGAAATGCTCGCGGCGCAATCGCAGATCGGGCGGATCGACACGGCGATCGCGGGGACCGTGCGCATCGGCGCACCGGACGGTTTCGGCGTTTCCTTCCTGGCGCCGCGACTGGGGCGCCTGACCGCGCGCTATCCGGAACTCAAGCTGCAGCTCGTGCCGGTTCCGCGCTCCTTCTCGCTGTCGCAGCGCGAGGCCGACATCGCCATCACCATCGAGCGGCCGGAACAGGGGCGTCTCGTTTCGTCCAAGCTCACCGATTATACACTGGGTCTCTATGCGTCGGCGGATTATCTAGGCCGATACGGCACGCCCAAGACGATCGACGATCTCAAGAACCACCGCCGCATCGGCTATGTTGAGGATCTGATTTTCACGCCCTCGCTCAATTTCTCAGCCGAGATCATGCGTAGCTGGGACGCCTCCTTCGAAATCTCCAGCGCCACTGGCCAGACGGAGGCCGTCCGTTCCAGCGCCGGCATCGGCATCCTGCACAATTACATTGCCCGGCAGTATCCCGAACTCGTCCGTCTTCTGCCCGGGACGACGATCTGCCGCGCCTATTGGACGACTTATCACGAGAGCGCGCGCGAACTGGTGCGCGTGCGCACGGTCGTCTCGTTCCTGCAGGAACTGGTGACGGCAGAACACCAGATATTCGCGTAA